In Halichondria panicea chromosome 13, odHalPani1.1, whole genome shotgun sequence, one genomic interval encodes:
- the LOC135346110 gene encoding uncharacterized protein LOC135346110 isoform X2 produces the protein MSSEHIKILCVNIKSSDAPGKIKSKILKGLRKAEKKAPTPLCVSQPLQSWTKDLHSLTDIPASEVVDISSNSRFIAWLLKDGSVCRLRCTSSTVPPRRDRSVLDSIQRTTPSFQELSDAEYARQLQSEMNSGRGTGDTAHRVPHPVYPIEEDIDRVSDVIYIGTLYDRNPSYYDNLPLSTAEIPPPYSSLNSSPLTARATTSRRSTGAGKSSSLREKVGWPDVGTLEWACQDSSMKFVAMAMLHSEILLVDSEGQLCSWRCDSVTGVTAHPLTASLGLTGERVRLMESGGVRASIVTETGRVATFYDSLLRDVPGKGCPPLITSLSHEAKAFPELKDDPVTSLSLSSFITIATTASDRVLWWGLCPKPLGRNSRPPGMSPRGAITDGSLVKLKDGPPCGPDTVVYSHSPTGTPLIGKTIVEQSGLQSRSSVFIKVYKDPPLEGQSSKSSGASAILKDIESLSNFESLDVWKLSDVVFLDDSPAVLGQVVTVDQHQAIVDVSGDATSSKTSLKVFKTSELELCLNPIPSSSMTHPLSDQNSSQHIAGVVQHTPLLMSSPVAPVEEASKSIIHGYRPLAVHTTNSGPSLLLENASNGNAFLVCSGQASHGPFGTSSYVALGLGSKPVRSTVSEESLSASEGGLTSRKGHTSSFVSCHNSQLLFLKDTNGQLLPLMDGLKLQPDHTPDHKTGLSAAYSYVHSRSYLLDRDQTAVLVMLVPRMKQLLSRVTSGDLPSVHSFLTSLEDQSKPKRKHSSEEKEVPVSKRPRLESAAGGVFLDTIEPTTSKSVEIPCDVEELFQCIEHNSNILHICCEISGPGEDDHVQSSTLPLSNGCGSGRRLAILETLLHCTHVRPHILKLLQSKNAFGHTPFYSAITKQNYCAALKILDFVTSLSDGDLLQSSILPPSSNETTPLTQLFASLSLTFDITSGRLVVTNIPSSYRAQALLRLFQLRYPSVYKVVISREEEEEMTSDSSGDEESGDGGLSSIMRTRIRGRRHGPYGTLNYHIPSSTSLRGVVYFSDVSQLRSALVEMQGHRLSIGSSRNTGFGQSQQTNNLVVQLADVEEESVPPTVASALGYVDTKPKSRGGCSSGAELFNGVKHSHPSLAHTLLTKLLSLGDVVTTGGRETTLFSIVHNTKCLEALAEVKKGQNSSSSSEPTTSDPTPSETLPTSSNQDSSSSLARVLSSDPVERHVLERTRPLMPYTNISDYTSLSEYLTNLPEQMDLSQMVRNFSTPPELLATSGEGLLPSNNSTTEARTSVLGKPLKPKAYKMTNTECSCRNKEGMSASGVDLLQPLVSNWPCLVATILGFYPTTDASSESCVFGSVPSLDSFTSHLLLNCDAETVTVVVDTILGKMNNAMSVVGANDLSLLTNDTVWLKAQNLKLTEKNVALIVGRRFVESAVRVLAMNHSRADNTRATSQQPRPSDGGRSTDWTDANTSQQSSSRAGGGQSSQRGASSKEFSQTLWSVLSRFSWLSVASLVAAAEASIAPVRLGVAKPLGASSVASEYQQASSYGYTPSYSRRTSTPGSAPQSLSRLIHTRTALGRSSKSADTSADHPPSTGVVLTPMPCGGVGSEGGEGVESDVEMSDQDEPSRSSAPVERVDPHSFNIPTQSIPFPFLDLDTDQSDDEDFPPMPGAMYHFEAETVVQSEESDDERLEDIYPYAWALDGRRIGETSSRSNHQNVMANITLGSAEAMIPLASIPSIRFGSGFLARTFARLVKDLVDIAKHVCDNQSTETSLSLPLGTGKLLIQRGMDTLDKTWGWVVSVLDVAEGQLQRGEQFDTERHVMSLRTGGRPGGNARRSGRTSRSFVGSTPSEYIAYLIRSHTHDGHQSLPVLDLYGYEHVVYCLDGLLYLLAHLPMKPLSTLISSQPTLDQTQEEKETVTFFTRTESVSANSEEEVQRSNDQFFGEEKGVFNRPVETYPLAKQPHLLQPYAQKEQLFGSGGRDSVGADGMETGKKILPVSYSRNDSSVPSSISTSWTTEHVHQRWSAAISVFAHIFLAEGPGGERSNFLNSKAGFASRMARFRHQVAQLFNESQVSRDWSRTVSNTFSIRVRREHLLQDSLDMLLAMSRFHYSSIRVKFEGEDGSGPGVNRGFFASLANDLINSDFTKPPINKLGRLLHQPGKLPEQLGMYAPCPFLAPLSTPQTKIANLKAQRRSTFLSIGRFFGLCLWFKYNIPLTMCRHVAKFLLGKDVAWHDLAFYNADLYEGMRRMMVDMEVDKKDSEEFIATYGCYFEAPLSGQFSEPVLVDLIPGGSKIPVAPDRVHEYVRLYAMFTMVGCVKAELEAMKEGLNDVVPPELLSSLTAEDFQLLLSGGSMDISIARLKTVIRFNHTHGGSNQFKQNFERMFWRVVKHMNNTQRQQLLYFSTGSAALPATSDFTNADTPIAITIDVINSSDVDSLPVASTCSQRMSLPLYPSYTILKKKLLQAIQCQAYGLG, from the exons ATGTCAAGTGAACACATCAAGATCCTGTGCGTAAATATCAAGTCCTCAGATGCCCCAGGcaagataaaatccaaaattcTTAAAGGTCTGAGAAAAGCAGAGAAGAAAGCACCCACTCCATTATGTGTGTCACAACCATTACAATCGTGGACCAAAGATCTCCACTCTCTGACTGACATCCCAGCCAGTGAAGTCGTGGACATATCCTCCAACTCGCGATTCATTGCCTGGCTTCTTAAGGACGGTAGTGTGTGCAGGCTACGGTGTACTTCATCGACTGTTCCCCCACGAAGAGATCGGAGTGTTTTGGACTCCATACAGCGAACCACTCCCTCCTTTCAGGAGCTGAGTGATGCAGAGTATGCCCGCCAGTTGCAGTCCGAGATGAAtagtgggcgtggcactggAGACACCGCCCATAGAGT TCCCCATCCTGTGTACCCCATTGAGGAGGACATTGATCGAGTCTCTGACGTCATCTACATTGGCACCCTCTACGATAGGAACCCGAGTTACTATGACAACCTCCCCCTATCAACAGCGGAGATTCCCCCACCCTACTCATCCCTTAACTCGTCCCCCCTCACAGCCAGGGCGACCACCTCCAG GAGGTCCACTGGAGCGGGTAAGAGCAGCAGCCTGAGGGAGAAAGTGGGATGGCCGGACGTGGGAACACTGGAATGGGCGTGTCAG GATTCTTCCATGAAGTTTGTTGCAATGGCCATGCTCCATTCTGAGATCTTATTGGTCGACTCTGAGGGCCAGCTGTGTTCGTGGAGGTGTGATAGTGTGACTGGTGTGActgcccaccccctcacagccTCACTGGGACTAACAGGGGAGCGTGTGCGACTGATGGAGAGTGGAGGAGTGCGTGCTTCTATTGTTACGGAGACAGGGAGGGTGGCAACCTTCTATGACTCTCTGCTTAGAG ATGTACCTGGTAAAGGTTGTCCTCCGCTAATCACGTCCCTATCTCACGAAGCCAAAGCCTTCCCGGAACTCAAAGATGACCCTGTGACCTCTCTCTCGTTATCCAGCTTCATCACCATAGCTACCACAGCCAGTGATCGTGTACTCTGGTG GGGTCTCTGTCCAAAGCCACTAGGCCGTAACTCAAGACCCCCTGGAATGTCTCCACGGGGAGCGATTACTGACGGTTCCCTGGTAAAGCTCAAGGATGGTCCTCCATGTGGCCCTGACACTGTTGTCTATAGCCATTCCCCCACCGGCACACCCCTCATCGGCAAAACCATAGTCGAGCAAAGCGGATTGCAATCACGGTCTTCTGTTTTCATCAAGGTTTACAAGGACCCGCCATTGGAAGGCCAAAGTTCAAAATCATCTGGTGCCTCTGCTATTCTAAAAGACATTGAGAGTTTGTCTAATTTCGAGAGCCTGGACGTTTGGAAATTGTCTGATGTGGTGTTTTTGGACGACTCCCCAGCTGTGTTAGGACAAGTGGTGACCGTAGATCAGCACCAAGCTATCGTGGACGTGTCAGGAGATGCCACCTCAAGCAAAACCTCTCTTAAAGTCTTCAAAACTTCCGAATTGGAACTGTGTCTAAATCCTATACCATCTTCTTCTATGACTCACCCACTCTCTGACCAAAACTCCTCCCAGCATATAGCGGGGGTGGTCCAACACACACCCCTCCTCATGTCTTCACCCGTAGCACCTGTTGAAGAAGCATCAAAATCGATCATCCACGGCTACCGTCCTCTGGCCGTTCATACCACCAACTCAGGTCCTTCCTTACTACTTGAGAATGCCTCTAATGGCAATGCATTCCTTGTATGCTCTGGACAAGCTAGTCACGGGCCATTTGGTACCTCCTCCTACGTTGCATTGGGTCTCGGGTCGAAGCCGGTGCGCTCGACTGTATCGGAGGAGAGCCTGTCAGCGTCTGAGGGGGGACTAACTAGTCGCAAGGGCCACACCTCATCGTTTGTAAGCTGTCACAACTCACAGCTTCTGTTTTTGAAGGATACAAACGGACAGTTACTGCCGCTGATGGATGGACTCAAGTTACAACCAGACCACACCCCCGACCACAAGACGGGACTATCGGCAGCGTACAGCTATGTCCATTCTCGCTCCTACCTACTGGACAGAGACCAGACAGCTGTCCTGGTCATGCTCG TTCCTAGAATGAAGCAACTGCTGTCACGGGTGACCTCTGGTGACCTCCCCTCTGTGCATTCATTCCTCACTTCCCTAGAAGACCAGTCTAAGCCAAAGAGAAAGCACTCTTCAGAGGAGAAGGAGGTCCCTGTCTCCAAGAGGCCTCGGCTGGAGTCAGCTGCAGGAGGGGTGTTCTTGGATACGATCGAGCCAACCACTTCCAAGAGTGTGGAGATACCGTGTGATGTGGAGGAGCTGTTTCAGTGCATTGAGCACAATTCCAACATCCTACACATCTGCTGTGAGATATCAGGACCGGGAGAAG ATGATCATGTGCAGTCATCGACCCTCCCCCTCTCAAATGGGTGTGGTAGTGGGCGGAGACTAGCCATTCTAGAGACACTGTTACACTGCACCCACGTCAGACCTCACATTCTCAAGCTG CTACAATCGAAAAATGCATTTGGCCACACCCCTTTCTACTCGGCCATTACCAAACAGAACTACTGTGCGGCTCTCAAGATTCTCGATTTCGTGACCTCTCTCTCGGACGGTGACCTCCTACAATCCTCGATtctccctccctcctccaacgagaccacacccctcacacaacTGTTTGCCAGCCTCTCCTTGACCTTTGACATCACCTCTGGTCGTCTTGTTGTCACCAACATCCCCTCAAGCTATCGGGCACAAGCCCTCCTGCGACTGTTTCAGCTCAGGTACCCATCAGTCTACAAG GTGGTGATCAGTCGTGAGGAAGAGGAGGAGATGACGTCGGACAGTTCTGGAGATGAGGAGAGTGGAGACGGAGGACTGTCCTCCATCATGCGGACAAGGATAAGAG GGCGTCGTCATGGTCCCTATGGTACCCTCAACTACCACATCCCCTCCTCCACCAGTCTAAGGGGTGTGGTCTACTTCTCGGATGTGAGTCAGCTGCGATCAGCACTTGTGGAGATGCAAGGTCACCGACTGAGCATTGGGTCGTCTCGAAACACGGGCTTTGGGCAGTCACAGCAAACCAACAACTTAGT TGTCCAGCTAGCTGATGTGGAGGAGGAGTCTGTCCCGCCCACTGTGGCCTCGGCTCTCGGATATGTTGACACCAAACCCAAGTCTAGAGGAGGGTGCTCCAGTGGGGCCGAGCTATTCAATGGAGTCAAA CACTCCCACCCCTCCCTGGCACACACCCTCCTCACCAAGCTCCTCTCGCTGGGGGACGTGGTCACAACAGGAGGCAGAGAAACAACACTCTTCTCCATTGTACACAACACCAAGTGCCTCGAGGCTCTAGCAGAGGTCAAAAAAGGGCAAAATTCGTCGTCATCGTCTGAGCCTACCACCAGTGACCCTACCCCCAGTGAAACTCTACCTACTTCATCCAACCAAGATAGTTCCTCGTCTCTGGCGCGTGTTTTGTCAAGTGATCCCGTCGAAAGGCATGTGTTGGAGAGAACAAGACCTCTAATGCCCTACACCAATATATCAGACTACACCAGTCTATCGGAGTACCTCACAAACCTGCCAGAACAGATGGACCTCTCGCAAATGGTTAGAAACTTCAGCACCCCCCCTGAGCTATTAGCAACGTCTGGAGAAGGACTGCTACCTAGTAACAACTCGACAACAGAAGCACGGACCAGTGTACTGGGCAAACCACTCAAGCCGAAAGCGTACAAGATGACCAACACAGAGTGCAGCTGTCGCAATAAGGAGGGTATGAGTGCGAGTGGTGTGGATCTGTTGCAGCCACTCGTATCCAACTGGCCCTGTCTCGTGGCAACCATCTTGGGATTTTACCCAACCACTGATGCCTCTAGTGAGTCTTGTGTGTTTGGTTCTGTGCCGTCTCTCGACAGTTTCACATCTCATCTCCTGCTCAATTGCGATGCCGAGACCGTGACTGTTGTTGTGGACACTATTCTGGGGAAAATGAACAATGCTATGTCTGTGGTCGGTGCCAACGATCTGTCTCTGCTTACTAATGACACTGTTTGGCTTAAAGCTCAGAATTTAAAGTTGACGGAGAAAAATGTCGCTCTGATAGTTGGTCGTCGTTTTGTTGAGTCAGCAGTTCGTGTGTTGGCTATGAACCACAGTCGGGCTGACAATACTCGGGCAACATCACAACAACCAAGACCCTCAGACG GTGGCAGAAGCACTGATTGGACGGATGCCAATACTTCGCAGCAATCATCATCCAGAGCCGGtggaggtcagagttcacagaGGGGGGCTTCCTCAAAGGAATTCTCACAGACGTTATG GTCTGTTCTCTCTCGGTTCTCCTGGCTATCGGTGGCCAGTCTAGTGGCAGCTGCCGAGGCGTCCATTGCTCCCGTTAGACTGGGTGTGGCCAAACCACTTGGGGCCAGCTCAGTGGCTTCAGAGTATCAGCAAGCGTCGTCATACGGCTACACCCCCTCGTACTCCAGACG GACCTCGACCCCAGGCTCTGCCCCTCAGTCGCTGTCACGACTCATCCACACTCGTACGGCTCTCGGACGGTCCTCCAAGTCAGCTGACACCAGCGCAGACCACCCTCCCTCAACTGGTGTAGTCCTGACTCCGATGCCGTGTGGAGGTGTGGGGAGTGAgggtggtgagggggtggagagTGACGTCGAGATGTCTGATCAGGATGAGCCGTCTCGATCAAGTGCTCCAGTGGAACGAGTGGATCCACACAGTTTCAATATTCCCACTCAATCTATTCCATTCCCATTCCTGGATCTGGACACGGACCAATCAGACGATGAGGATTTCCCGCCAATGCCCGGGGCAATGTACCATTTTGAGGCCGAAACTGTCGTCCAATCAGAAGAGAGCGATGATGAGAGGCTGGAGGATATTTACCCGTACGCCTGGGCCCTGGATGGACGGAGAATCGGGGAGACCAGCTCCAGGAGCAACCATCAGAACGTCATGGCTAACATTACTCTG ggCAGTGCAGAGGCTATGATCCCGTTGGCCAGCATCCCCAGCATCAGGTTCGGCTCTGGGTTTCTAGCACGAACATTTGCCAGGCTGGTCAAGGACTTAGTGGATATTGCCAAGCATGTCTGTGACAACCAGTCTACTGAa ACCTCACTCTCGTTGCCGCTGGGTACTGGTAAGCTGTTGATTCAGCGAGGGATGGATACGCTAGACAAGACTTGGGGATGGGTGGTCAGTGTGTTGGACGTTGCAGAAGGTCAGCTGCAACGTGGCGAGCAATTTGACACAGAG CGTCATGTGATGTCACTGCGTACTGGAGGCAGGCCAGGTGGAAATGCTCGACGCTCTGGACGGACATCACGTAGTTTTGTGGGCTCCACACCGAGCGAGTACATTGCTTACCTCATTCGCTCTCACACGCACGACGGCCATCAGAGTCTACCAGTACTAGACCTCTACGG CTACGAGCATGTAGTGTACTGTCTAGACGGGCTCCTCTACCTCCTGGCCCACCTCCCTATGAAGCCCCTCTCCACGCTCATCTCCAGTCAGCCAACACTGGATCAAACACAAGAGGAGAAAGAAACGGTCACCTTCTTCACCAGAACTGAGTCTGTGAGTGCCAACTCTGAGGAGGAAGTTCAACGGTCAAACGACCAATTCTTTGGTGAGGAGAAAGGAGTGTTTAATCGTCCGGTGGAGACCTACCCCCTGGCCAAGCAGCCACACCTACTACAGCCGTACGCACAAAAGGAGCAGCTGTTTGGCAGTGGGGGGCGTGACAGTGTGGGGGCTGACGGTATGGAGACTGGCAAAAAAATACTGCCTGTGAGCTACTCAAGGAATGACTcgag TGTACCTAGTTCCATCTCCACGAGTTGGACCACTGAGCATGTGCACCAGAGGTGGAGTGCTGCCATTAGTGTATTTGCTCATATTTTCCTGGCTGAGGGGCCCGGGGGTGAAAGGTCAAACTTCCTCAATTCCAAGGCTGGATTTGCCAGCAGGATGGCAAG GTTTCGTCATCAGGTGGCACAGCTGTTCAATGAGTCTCAGGTGTCACGTGACTGGTCTCGGACGGTGTCCAACACGTTCTCCATCCGAGTGAGGAGAGAGCACCTTCTGCAAGACTCCCTTGACATGTTACTAGCA ATGTCTCGGTTCCATTACTCTTCCATCCGTGTCAAGTTCGAGGGGGAGGATGGTTCGGGACCAGGTGTGAACAGAGGTTTCTTTGCCTCTCTGGCCAACGACCTCATCAACTCAGACTTCACCAAACCCCCGATTAACAAGTTGGGACGCCTCCTGCATCAGCCCGGCAAGCTACCAGAGCAGCTGGGGATGTATGCACCATGTCCATTTTTGGCCCCTCTCTCCACACCGCAGACAAAGATTGCCAACCTCAAA GCACAACGGCGATCAACATTTTTGTCAATTGGTCGATTTTTTGGCCTCTGCCTGTGGTTCAAGTACAACATACCCCTCACTATGTGTAGGCACGTGGCCAAGTTTCTATTGGGAAA AGATGTTGCTTGGCATGATCTGGCTTTCTACAATGCTGACCTGTATGAAGGAATGAGAAGAATGATGGTTGATATGGAGGTGGACAAAAAAGATAGTGAAGAGTTCATTGCTACTTATGGCTGTTACTTCGAG GCACCACTAAGTGGCCAGTTTTCTGAACCAGTGTTGGTGGATCTCATACCAGGTGGCTCCAAGATCCCTGTGGCTCCAGACAGAGTCCACGAGTATGTGAG ACTGTACGCCATGTTCACGATGGTTGGCTGTGTGAAGGCTGAGTTGGAGGCCATGAAAGAAGGGCTCAATGACGTGGTACCCCCAGAGCTACTCTCCTCTCTCACTGCAGAG GACTTTCAATTGCTGCTTTCTGGAGGTTCCATGGACATATCTATTGCAAGACTGAAGACTGTCATTAGATTCAACCACACACATGGGGGCTCCAACCAGTTCAAACAGAACTTTGAGAG GATGTTTTGGCGAGTGGTGAAACACATGAACAACACTCAGCGTCAGCAGCTGCTCTACTTTTCCACTGGCTCAGCAGCTCTCCCGGCAACTTCAGATTTCACAAACGCTGACACTC cCATAGCAATAACTATTGATGTCATTAACAGCTCTGACGTGGACTCCCTCCCTGTGGCCTCCACCTGCAGTCAGAGAATGTCCCTCCCTCTCTACCCCTCCTACACCATACTCAAGAAAAAACTGCTTCAGGCCATTCAATGCCAGGCTTACGGCCTCGGATAA